A single region of the Musa acuminata AAA Group cultivar baxijiao chromosome BXJ1-11, Cavendish_Baxijiao_AAA, whole genome shotgun sequence genome encodes:
- the LOC135596676 gene encoding glutathione transferase GST 23-like — MDQSSSLKFLGSWADSHTHRVRLALKLKGLVFEYQEEDSVNPSPALLLHNPIYKKVPALLHDGRPVVESLVILQYIDETWTDNPIMHADPFERAIVRFWCHFADDKLGPAVGLVFSSAGEGQKAAVDQVHENLKLLERELRDGAFKGRRFFGGDNIGLLDIVLGCGSYWLAVFEEVMEVKLVDPDTFPLFHAWLRDFEEQKEVKETIPPIDKLLEHARGIRQMMLSLSTDTTTATTIGAPATGSTTSNNDAAVEEIGLLQESLVL; from the exons ATGGACCAGAGCTCTTCTCTCAAGTTCCTGGGGTCATGGGCCGACTCCCACACCCACCGCGTCCGGCTCGCCCTCAAGCTCAAGGGCTTGGTGTTCGAGTACCAGGAGGAGGACTCGGTCAACCCCAGCCCCGCCCTCCTCCTCCACAACCCCATCTACAAGAAGGTCCCCGCTCTCCTGCACGACGGCCGTCCCGTCGTCGAGTCCCTCGTCATCCTCCAGTACATCGACGAGACATGGACCGACAACCCCATCATGCACGCCGACCCATTCGAGCGCGCCATCGTCCGCTTCTGGTGCCACTTCGCCGACGACAAG CTTGGGCCGGCGGTGGGTTTGGTGTTTTCGTCGGCGGGCGAAGGCCAGAAGGCGGCCGTCGATCAAGTCCACGAGAACCTGAAGCTGCTCGAGCGCGAGCTAAGAGACGGAGCCTTCAAAGGCAGGAGGTTCTTTGGAGGCGACAACATCGGCTTGCTCGACATCGTCCTCGGGTGCGGCTCCTACTGGCTCGCCGTGTTCGAGGAAGTCATGGAGGTGAAGCTCGTCGACCCCGACACCTTCCCCTTGTTCCATGCATGGCTGCGAGACTTCGAGGAGCAGAAGGAGGTGAAGGAGACGATCCCGCCGATCGACAAGCTACTCGAGCACGCGAGGGGCATCCGGCAGATGATGCTGAGCCTCAGTACagacaccaccaccgccaccaccatcgGAGCTCCTGCTACTGGCAGCACCACCAGCAACAACGACGCTGCTGTTGAAGAGATTGGGCTGTTGCAGGAGTCTCTTGTGCTGTAG
- the LOC135597769 gene encoding histidine-containing phosphotransfer protein 1-like isoform X1, which produces MELGNLQRRYIDFTSALFREGFLDNQYTQLQQLQDESNPEFVLEVVTLFFEDSEKLLDELSRTLDQQVVDYKKVDAHVHQLKGSSASIGAQRVKNVCMAFRNCCEERNQEGCLRCLQQVRQEYFLVKSKLETLFRLEKQILAAGGSVPVLW; this is translated from the exons ATGGAGTTGGGTAACTTGCAAAGAAGATACATTGACTTCACATCAGCTCTCTTCCGTGAG gggtttctggACAACCAGTACACACAGTTGCAGCAGCTGCAGGATGAGAGCAACCCCGAGTTTGTTCTTGAGGTCGTGACTCTTTTCTTTGAAGACTCTGAGAAGCTCCTCGATGAACTAAGCAGGACCCT AGATCAGCAGGTTGTGGACTACAAGAAAGTGGATGCCCATGTCCACCAGTTGAAAGGCAGCAGTGCCAG CATAGGTGCTCAAAGAGTTAAAAATGTGTGCATGGCCTTTCGCAACTGCTGTGAGGAGAGGAACCAAGAAGG TTGCCTCAGATGTCTGCAGCAAGTGAGGCAGGAGTATTTCCTGGTGAAGAGCAAGCTGGAAACTCTGTTCAGG CTGGAGAAGCAGATTCTGGCTGCTGGTGGATCAGTCCCAGTGTTGTGGTAG
- the LOC103972384 gene encoding 33 kDa ribonucleoprotein, chloroplastic — protein sequence MATVVSIRSLHGVPTLSSHSPAHRDRTSPSHHYSLPRSRGPRSLRLKTLVLLPFPSFPFSPSRLHNSTSLFASAVASYSGDEDEDVEQFEDEQQDDDEEEQVWNRSKASTRAVFPRQEVGRLYVGNLPFTMTPAELAEVFSEAGTVETVEVVYDRVTERSRGFAFVTMASVEEANEAIRMFDGSQVGGRTVKVNFPEVPRGGEREVLGPRMRSRGFVDSPYKVYAGNLGWSLTSQALRDAFFSQPGLLGAKVIFDRDTGRSRGFGFVTFASAEECQAAIEAMNGVVVEGRPLRLSLAEGRPSTSSSQESRVEAESQGSSLESSLSY from the exons ATGGCCACCGTCGTTTCCATTCGCTCCCTCCATGGCGTTCCCACGCTCTCCTCCCATTCTCCCGCCCACCGCGACCGGACCAGCCCTTCTCATCACTATTCGTTACCCCGCTCCCGTGGACCCAGATCTCTCCGCCTCAAAACCCTCGTCCTCCTCCCCTTTCCTTCCTTTCCCTTCTCTCCCTCTCGTCTCCACAACTCCACCTCCCTCTTCGCTTCCGCCGTCGCTTCCTACTCAGGCGACGAAGATGAAGATGTAGAACAATTCGAAGACGAGcagcaagatgatgatgaagaggagCAGGTGTGGAACAGGTCGAAAGCGAGCACGAGAGCCGTCTTCCCGCGGCAAGAAGTGGGGCGGCTGTACGTCGGCAATCTTCCCTTCACCATGACTCCCGCCGAGCTCGCCGAAGTCTTCAGCGAAGCCGGCACCGTCGAGACCGTCGAG GTGGTGTACGATAGGGTCACGGAGCGGAGCCGCGGCTTTGCGTTCGTCACCATGGCCAGCGTCGAGGAGGCCAACGAGGCCATCCGTATGTTCGACGGTTCC CAAGTGGGTGGCCGGACGGTGAAGGTGAACTTCCCAGAGGTGCCAAGGGGAGGGGAAAGGGAAGTGCTGGGGCCCAGGATGAGATCCCGCGGCTTTGTCGACAGCCCTTACAAAGTCTATGCGGGGAACCTCGGATGGAGTCTCACCTCGCAGGCCCTCCGGGATGCATTTTTCTCCCAGCCCGGCCTGTTGGGTGCTAAGGTCATTTTCGACCGTGATACCGGCCGGTCGAGGGGGTTTGGGTTCGTGACGTTTGCTTCCGCTGAGGAGTGCCAAGCTGCCATTGAAGCCATGAACGGAGTG GTGGTTGAAGGGCGGCCTCTGCGTCTGAGTCTTGCTGAGGGGAGACCATCCACGAGTTCTTCGCAGGAATCTAGAGTGGAGGCAGAGTCTCAGGGCAGCTCACTGGAGTCGAGTCTAAGCTACTGA
- the LOC135597769 gene encoding histidine-containing phosphotransfer protein 1-like isoform X2 codes for MELGNLQRRYIDFTSALFREGFLDNQYTQLQQLQDESNPEFVLEVVTLFFEDSEKLLDELSRTLDQQVVDYKKVDAHVHQLKGSSASCLRCLQQVRQEYFLVKSKLETLFRLEKQILAAGGSVPVLW; via the exons ATGGAGTTGGGTAACTTGCAAAGAAGATACATTGACTTCACATCAGCTCTCTTCCGTGAG gggtttctggACAACCAGTACACACAGTTGCAGCAGCTGCAGGATGAGAGCAACCCCGAGTTTGTTCTTGAGGTCGTGACTCTTTTCTTTGAAGACTCTGAGAAGCTCCTCGATGAACTAAGCAGGACCCT AGATCAGCAGGTTGTGGACTACAAGAAAGTGGATGCCCATGTCCACCAGTTGAAAGGCAGCAGTGCCAG TTGCCTCAGATGTCTGCAGCAAGTGAGGCAGGAGTATTTCCTGGTGAAGAGCAAGCTGGAAACTCTGTTCAGG CTGGAGAAGCAGATTCTGGCTGCTGGTGGATCAGTCCCAGTGTTGTGGTAG
- the LOC103972381 gene encoding bZIP transcription factor 39, which yields MADPPPSSSLLLDPPFADLFPDNLSLPSDDLRDLDLDFDFDDFSVDDFLCSPEEPHHHASSHPSAADGSAVSSSSSLNQDPPHLAARPCSPESGDSSASGVFVADRGVKEERERAGWGLKRKMETDDDGFSDGHADLNLNNPGSNPRSSKFRRSEEASSPPDVGSGGEVVEEKRRARLMRNRESAQLSRQRKKQYVEELEDKVKSMHSTINELNTKISYIVAENASLRHQLGGSGAPPAVYPPPGAMAPVHFPWVPGYGMRPQGSQVPLVPIPRLKPQQAAPTPKAKKSESKKGERKTKKVASASLLGLLFFMLILGGAIPRVNRWYEGNEADEGMSKMKSLSQTKGRIFSVRSRDSGPNSTVLCSRKKGFGEGGIDRVTGRRCEDVEAGSRVKPMGSTSWSSPGSEAVFTHNSTENLPAMLYVPRNGKHVKINGNLIIHSVLASEKAMQQAKERQSLGKEGKETGLAVAGNSMSALAISKPGKEVDQHSRSYRKASNSDDTYVNNLKATLADDGPMQQWFREGMAGPILSSGMCTEVFQFDVSPSSSSSSIVPTNSIINASSIVNASENLPPTSSHPRKKRNRRIMYPEPIPLRGTTTANNTEQFEKPSESSSNFHNPKPVSSVVVSILADPREAGDGETDGRISPNSLSRIFVVVLLDSVKYVTYSCVLPFKTSAPHLVN from the exons ATGGCGGATCCGCCTCCCTCCTCCTCGCTCCTCCTCGATCCCCCGTTCGCCGACCTCTTCCCGGACAACCTCTCCCTCCCCTCCGACGATCTGCGCGACCTCGACTTGGATTTCGACTTCGACGACTTTTCCGTTGACGACTTCCTCTGCTCACCGGAGGAGCCTCACCACCACGCCTCCTCCCACCCTTCCGCCGCCGACGGATCCgctgtgtcctcctcctcctccctcaacCAGGATCCCCCGCACCTCGCCGCTCGCCCCTGCTCCCCCGAATCCGGCGACTCCTCTGCCTCCGGCGTCTTCGTCGCTGACCGTGGAgtcaaggaggagagggagagggccGGATGGGGCCTGAAGAGGAAGATGGAGACGGACGACGATGGGTTCTCCGACGGCCACGCCGATCTTAACCTTAATAACCCTGGATCTAACCCTAGGAGCAGCAAATTTCGGCGATCAGAGGAGGCGAGCTCGCCCCCCGACGTTGGATCGGGGGGtgaggtggtggaggagaagaggagggcgAGGCTGATGAGGAACCGGGAGAGCGCCCAGCTCTCCAGGCAGAGGAAGAAGCAGTACGTCGAGGAGCTGGAAGACAAGGTCAAGTCGATGCACTCCACCATCAATGAATTGAACACCAAGATCTCGTACATCGTGGCGGAGAACGCGAGCTTACGACATCAGCTGGGTGGGAGTGGTGCTCCTCCTGCGGTTTATCCACCACCAGGGGCGATGGCGCCGGTGCATTTCCCGTGGGTTCCGGGGTATGGAATGAGGCCACAAGGGTCGCAGGTTCCTTTGGTTCCGATACCCAGACTGAAGCCTCAACAGGCTGCGCCTACTCCAAAGGCAAAGAAGTCAGAGAGCAAGAAGGGCGAGCGCAAGACGAAGAAAGTGGCAAGTGCGAGCCTTTTGGGGTTGTTGTTCTTTATGCTAATACTTGGAGGAGCAATTCCCAGAGTAAACCGTTGGTACGAAGGAAATGAGGCGGATGAAGGTATGAGTAAAATGAAAAGTTTGAGCCAGACTAAAGGTAGGATTTTTAGTGTTAGAAGTCGTGATAGTGGTCCAAATAGCACAGTATTGTGTAGCAGAAAGAAGGGTTTTGGAGAAGGTGGTATAGATAGGGTTACTGGTAGGCGATGTGAGGATGTAGAGGCGGGCTCTCGAGTGAAGCCAATGGGAAGCACTTCATGGTCATCACCTGGTTCGGAAGCTGTTTTTACTCATAACTCCACTGAGAATCTGCCTGCAATGCTTTATGTGCCGAGAAACGGCAAGCATGTGAAGATTAATGGGAATTTGATAATCCATTCTGTTCTTGCCAGTGAGAAGGCCATGCAACAAGCCAAAGAAAGGCAGTCACTGGGTAAAGAAGGTAAAGAGACTGGGCTAGCTGTTGCAGGCAATTCGATGTCTGCATTGGCCATTTCCAAACCTGGAAAGGAGGTGGATCAACACTCTAGATCTTATAGAAAAGCTTCTAATTCTGATGATACATATGTGAACAACTTGAAAGCAACTTTGGCTGATGATGGCCCAATGCAACAGTGGTTCCGCGAAGGAATGGCAG GCCCAATACTGAGTTCGGGCATGTGCACTGAGGTGTTCCAGTTTGACGTCTCACCATCTTCCTCTTCGAGCAGCATCGTTCCTACGAATTCAATCATTAACGCTTCCTCCATTGTCAATGCTTCAGAGAACCTCCCTCCTACTTCGTCTCATCCTCGAAAAAAGAGAAACAGGAGGATAATGTATCCTGAGCCAATTCCACTTCGAGGAACCACGACGGCAAATAACACGGAACAGTTTGAAAAGCCTTCTGAAAGCAGCAGCAACTTCCACAATCCTAAACCTGTTTCCTCAGTTGTGGTCTCTATTTTGGCTGATCCCAGGGAGGCTGGTGATGGTGAAACTGATGGGAGGATTTCACCCAACTCCCTATCTCGAATTTTTGTTGTTGTACTTCTTGACAGCGTCAAGTATGTGACCTACTCCTGTGTTCTTCCTTTTAAGACCTCTGCCCCACATCTTGTAAACTAA